One window of the candidate division TA06 bacterium genome contains the following:
- a CDS encoding YigZ family protein, whose amino-acid sequence MKQAFSQINPFVVDRKSKYAVTSFAVKSAEEFESGIKELLRDKKFRAADHNIVAYRIRGCDGKLREYKNDGYNSPSKETGAGVIMLEILRQRKAENLCVVVTRWYGGIHLGADRFKHVREATIEILEIAI is encoded by the coding sequence GTGAAACAAGCCTTTTCCCAGATAAACCCCTTCGTGGTCGACCGCAAGTCAAAATATGCGGTCACCTCTTTTGCTGTTAAAAGCGCGGAGGAATTTGAGTCCGGGATTAAAGAGCTTTTAAGGGACAAGAAATTCCGCGCCGCCGACCACAACATCGTAGCCTACCGCATCAGAGGGTGCGATGGCAAACTGCGGGAATACAAGAACGACGGCTATAATTCGCCTTCCAAGGAGACCGGGGCCGGGGTTATCATGCTGGAGATACTGCGGCAACGGAAAGCTGAGAACCTTTGCGTCGTGGTCACCCGCTGGTACGGCGGGATCCACCTGGGAGCCGACCGGTTCAAGCACGTCCGGGAGGCAACGATTGAAATACTGGAGATAGCAATATGA